In a genomic window of Bacteroidota bacterium:
- a CDS encoding tetratricopeptide repeat protein, with protein sequence MSAKKSKSKAAPSENKSIKSGYFQLILAFLAFLLYAGTLSHEYAQDDDIYTRKNTYVQQGISSFPKLISQGSLVGFDGTNVADYRPLVLVTFALEKSLFGNSPKAGHFINILLYIVCSLVLFALCKKLFRSYPPYLSFLITLLFVVHPIHTEVVANIKSRDELLCFLFGVMSLNYGLSYAINKNVTLLVVSAISFFAALLCKENGFAYLVLLPVLLYFFTELSIKKIAQLTSVFLLVAGLNLAIRAAVLDSLFLTKQLVLMDNSLMAASNYSERLATTFTMLLKAISLLFVPLNLSFDYSYNQFPVVGWADVSVLFSVVIHLGLAFLAIIGLKSKSFFSFAILFYFISYSLTANVLYLIGSSFAERFLFAPSFAFCVALPFLLALIFKVDLKSTLSNTPFKMLALVSVVIILFGFKTVSRAKVWKNNHTLFESGIESAPNSARVHYAYANEFRETVEASADMYVKMEAASKGLSEFKKGLAIYDKDERIYYNMGVIYYNINQLDSAKIVYNKAIRMKPDYAEALNNLGVIYFNEKKYTEAQSYFKKATESNAQYSDAFANLGACYHNTGDANSAIPFYKKAAELNPSNSNVLRNLSMAYNAIGDSAMAAYYNQQAAQ encoded by the coding sequence ATGTCTGCGAAAAAGAGTAAATCAAAAGCGGCTCCCAGCGAAAATAAATCAATTAAATCGGGCTACTTTCAATTGATACTTGCCTTCTTGGCTTTTTTGCTTTATGCAGGAACACTTAGTCATGAATACGCTCAAGACGATGATATTTATACACGTAAAAACACATACGTGCAGCAAGGAATTAGCTCATTTCCTAAGCTGATTAGTCAAGGTAGTTTGGTTGGTTTCGACGGCACTAATGTAGCCGACTACCGACCTTTGGTGCTAGTAACTTTTGCACTCGAAAAATCACTTTTTGGGAATAGCCCCAAAGCCGGTCACTTTATTAATATTCTTTTGTACATAGTCTGTAGTTTGGTATTGTTTGCACTTTGCAAAAAACTTTTTCGCAGCTATCCTCCGTACCTTTCTTTTTTGATTACCCTTCTGTTTGTAGTGCATCCAATACATACCGAAGTTGTAGCGAATATTAAAAGCCGCGATGAATTGCTTTGCTTTTTGTTTGGAGTAATGAGTTTGAATTATGGACTTAGTTATGCAATCAATAAAAATGTTACACTATTAGTAGTTAGCGCAATTAGTTTTTTTGCTGCTTTGTTGTGTAAAGAAAATGGCTTTGCATATTTAGTATTACTTCCAGTTTTACTGTATTTTTTTACAGAATTATCCATAAAAAAAATAGCTCAATTAACTTCTGTTTTTTTATTGGTTGCCGGTTTAAATCTGGCCATACGTGCTGCTGTTCTTGATTCTTTATTTCTAACCAAACAATTGGTACTCATGGATAATTCCTTAATGGCAGCCTCCAATTATTCAGAGCGCTTGGCTACCACTTTCACTATGCTATTAAAGGCAATTTCATTGCTTTTTGTTCCCTTGAATTTATCCTTTGATTACTCTTACAATCAGTTTCCTGTTGTTGGTTGGGCAGATGTATCTGTTCTGTTCTCAGTTGTGATACACCTGGGTTTGGCATTCTTGGCTATTATAGGATTAAAGAGTAAAAGTTTTTTTTCATTTGCTATCCTGTTTTATTTTATAAGTTACTCGCTTACTGCCAATGTGCTTTACCTAATCGGAAGCAGCTTTGCCGAACGTTTTTTGTTCGCACCTTCTTTTGCTTTTTGTGTAGCATTGCCATTTTTACTAGCATTGATTTTTAAGGTTGATTTAAAAAGTACTTTGTCAAACACACCTTTTAAAATGCTTGCCCTTGTGAGCGTTGTAATTATTTTGTTTGGATTTAAAACTGTATCACGCGCTAAAGTTTGGAAAAACAATCACACCTTATTCGAATCAGGAATAGAATCGGCACCCAACAGCGCTCGCGTGCATTATGCCTATGCCAATGAATTTAGAGAAACGGTGGAAGCATCGGCAGATATGTATGTGAAAATGGAAGCTGCATCAAAGGGATTAAGTGAATTTAAAAAAGGTCTTGCTATTTATGATAAAGATGAGCGAATTTATTACAACATGGGAGTAATTTATTACAACATCAATCAACTTGATTCAGCAAAAATAGTGTATAATAAAGCAATACGCATGAAGCCGGATTACGCCGAAGCTTTAAACAATTTAGGAGTAATTTATTTTAATGAAAAAAAATACACCGAAGCACAGAGCTATTTTAAAAAGGCTACTGAAAGTAATGCGCAGTATTCAGATGCTTTTGCTAATTTGGGTGCTTGCTATCACAATACAGGCGATGCTAATTCTGCCATTCCATTTTATAAAAAGGCAGCTGAACTAAATCCTTCTAATAGCAATGTGTTGCGAAATTTAAGTATGGCTTATAATGCGATTGGCGACAGTGCAATGGCTGCTTATTACAATCAACAAGCAGCACAATAA
- a CDS encoding DUF5103 domain-containing protein, which translates to MTKSYRLFRLLLLLLMCENAYATSPNKTIDDYYTPDYLRFENYTYKPYISTVQLYPESAELSFPIIAFNSGERLQLSFDDLDADLKNYNYTVVHCDANWKPTQSNYSEYITGFHDEVISEYVYSANTIQSYTHYTLLFPTEGLKITKSGNYVLKVFQDNDEQNCVLTRRFMLCDKKVEIAGTAKAATIISDRNSKQEIDFTINNPQFEMNDPYQSLKVTLLQNHRFDNAITGLKPTFTKPGQLVYDVDEGNVFTAGNEFRFFEDKQFRAVNEKIAKYVFDENKQNNIYLLPDESRSFKRYSTQRDINGNYLIRTITGANAAVEADYAYVHFYLPVNEPLKNADVYVFGALSNWSYLPYFKMEYDSSVSAYKAAPYLKQGYYNYEYVVVPHSKLLPDESTFEGSHYETENDYFILVYYQTFGTYYDQLVGFKRINSAGR; encoded by the coding sequence ATGACTAAGTCTTATAGGTTATTTCGTTTGTTATTGCTGCTGTTGATGTGTGAAAACGCTTATGCTACTTCTCCAAATAAAACTATTGACGATTATTATACTCCTGATTATTTACGTTTTGAAAATTATACCTACAAGCCATACATTAGTACTGTTCAGCTATATCCTGAATCGGCAGAGCTTTCTTTTCCTATAATTGCTTTTAATTCAGGCGAACGTTTACAACTTTCGTTTGACGACTTAGATGCCGATTTGAAAAATTACAATTATACAGTTGTTCACTGTGATGCTAATTGGAAACCTACTCAATCGAATTATAGTGAGTACATTACCGGTTTTCACGATGAGGTAATTAGCGAGTACGTGTATTCGGCAAATACTATACAGAGTTACACGCATTACACTTTGTTGTTTCCAACCGAAGGACTAAAAATTACCAAATCGGGTAACTATGTGTTAAAAGTTTTTCAAGATAACGATGAACAGAATTGTGTATTAACTAGAAGGTTTATGCTTTGTGATAAAAAGGTAGAAATAGCAGGAACGGCAAAAGCAGCCACAATAATCAGTGACAGAAATTCAAAGCAGGAAATTGATTTTACGATTAATAATCCACAGTTTGAAATGAATGATCCGTATCAAAGTTTAAAAGTTACCCTCTTGCAAAACCATCGCTTTGATAATGCCATTACCGGTTTAAAACCAACCTTTACCAAGCCCGGTCAATTGGTTTACGATGTGGATGAAGGAAATGTATTTACTGCAGGGAATGAATTTCGTTTTTTTGAAGACAAGCAATTTAGGGCTGTAAACGAGAAAATTGCAAAGTATGTTTTTGATGAAAACAAGCAAAACAATATTTATTTACTGCCCGATGAAAGCCGCAGTTTTAAACGCTACAGCACCCAACGCGATATTAATGGGAATTATTTAATTCGAACTATAACAGGTGCCAATGCTGCTGTTGAAGCCGATTACGCTTATGTACATTTTTACTTACCGGTAAATGAACCATTGAAAAATGCCGATGTGTATGTTTTTGGAGCTTTGAGTAATTGGTCGTATTTACCCTATTTTAAAATGGAATACGATAGCAGTGTATCGGCTTACAAAGCTGCACCATATCTGAAACAAGGCTATTATAACTACGAGTATGTTGTAGTGCCTCACAGTAAATTACTCCCTGATGAAAGTACCTTTGAAGGTAGTCATTACGAAACCGAAAACGATTACTTCATTTTAGTTTATTATCAAACATTTGGAACCTATTACGATCAACTCGTTGGTTTTAAAAGAATAAACAGCGCAGGACGTTGA
- a CDS encoding carboxypeptidase-like regulatory domain-containing protein has product MIKKIALLIILISCSFVFVQAQQNKKLIQFSGVVVNGDSLQPIPFVNIMIKNSYHGTVSDYYGYFSFVAQESDVIEFSALGYKKSTFTIPDSLEESRYSLIQMLNGDTILLSTAIIYPWPTKEQFKQAFINLELPNDDMARAQRNLEREAMRQRGESMSMDGAMNQKYYLQQRNSRLYYAGQLPPNNLLNPIAWAKFIQAWKNGDFKRK; this is encoded by the coding sequence ATGATAAAGAAGATAGCACTGCTGATAATACTTATTTCTTGTTCCTTCGTTTTTGTTCAAGCGCAACAAAATAAAAAATTAATACAGTTTTCCGGAGTAGTTGTAAATGGTGATAGTTTACAACCAATCCCCTTTGTAAACATCATGATTAAAAACAGCTATCACGGAACTGTAAGTGATTATTACGGATATTTTTCTTTTGTAGCTCAGGAAAGTGATGTAATAGAATTTTCAGCATTGGGCTATAAAAAAAGTACATTTACTATTCCCGATAGTCTTGAAGAATCGAGGTATTCTCTTATTCAAATGTTGAATGGAGATACAATATTATTAAGTACAGCAATTATTTATCCTTGGCCTACTAAAGAACAATTTAAACAAGCTTTTATAAATTTAGAATTGCCCAACGATGATATGGCACGTGCTCAGCGAAATTTAGAACGTGAAGCAATGCGTCAGCGAGGCGAAAGCATGTCAATGGATGGTGCTATGAATCAAAAATATTATTTGCAACAACGCAATAGTCGCTTGTACTATGCAGGACAATTACCTCCTAATAATTTACTGAATCCAATTGCTTGGGCAAAATTTATACAGGCATGGAAAAATGGAGATTTTAAGCGCAAATAA
- a CDS encoding M50 family metallopeptidase has translation MARSQLLMIAFAAAALLVSRIPRIGKFFRSTNTLIHESGHAIITLLTSGSVVSIDLNSDTSGAATTQSRYWLFRVLIALAGYFFASATAYLLFYLISKAQYTWVFYIFFSFAIVNLLFWVRNGYGIFWLLIFSGILGWVFYYRLPDYLFACSVFFSSLVLFESIFSAATVCWISMNEPSNAGDASNLRDFTYIPAPIWGMLFLAQALYFGYLTVSLFW, from the coding sequence ATGGCAAGGTCACAATTGTTGATGATAGCTTTCGCTGCAGCAGCTTTGTTGGTGAGTAGAATTCCCCGTATTGGTAAATTTTTTCGTTCAACCAATACATTAATTCACGAAAGTGGTCATGCAATTATTACCTTACTTACCAGTGGTTCCGTTGTTTCCATCGATTTAAATAGCGATACTTCCGGAGCTGCAACTACTCAATCGCGCTATTGGTTATTTAGAGTTCTTATTGCCTTGGCAGGATACTTTTTTGCTTCAGCAACGGCTTATTTACTGTTTTACCTTATTAGTAAAGCACAATATACATGGGTGTTTTATATTTTCTTTTCGTTCGCTATTGTTAATCTATTGTTTTGGGTTCGCAATGGATATGGCATTTTTTGGCTGTTAATTTTTTCGGGAATTTTAGGATGGGTATTTTACTATCGATTACCCGATTACTTATTTGCTTGTTCTGTTTTCTTTTCATCCTTGGTTTTGTTTGAATCGATTTTTTCGGCTGCAACGGTTTGTTGGATAAGCATGAACGAACCTTCAAATGCAGGCGATGCCAGTAATTTGCGCGATTTTACTTACATACCTGCGCCCATTTGGGGTATGTTGTTCTTAGCACAGGCACTGTATTTTGGCTACCTCACAGTGAGCTTGTTTTGGTAA
- a CDS encoding SRPBCC domain-containing protein: MTTVASNGKAVTNKKTFSRETAVSIDIQSDKSIIWALLTNATDFPRWNSTILSIAGSIGKGEKIKLKAKLDPKREFKLTVKEFDPESKLVWGDAMGSRVYTLKTIGNNLTNFSMVEKIGGPLFPLFAKMIPPFDKAFEQFAKDLKKEAETITKTN, from the coding sequence ATGACAACAGTAGCATCAAACGGCAAAGCCGTAACTAACAAAAAAACCTTCAGTCGAGAAACGGCTGTGAGTATTGACATTCAGTCTGATAAAAGCATTATTTGGGCATTATTGACGAATGCAACAGACTTTCCACGATGGAATTCAACTATACTTTCGATAGCTGGATCAATTGGAAAAGGCGAAAAAATAAAATTAAAGGCAAAGCTCGACCCTAAAAGAGAGTTTAAATTAACAGTTAAAGAATTTGATCCTGAATCTAAACTTGTTTGGGGAGATGCGATGGGCAGTAGAGTTTATACGTTAAAAACTATTGGTAATAATCTAACAAATTTTTCAATGGTTGAAAAAATTGGTGGTCCACTTTTTCCATTGTTTGCCAAAATGATACCGCCTTTTGATAAAGCATTTGAGCAATTTGCAAAAGACCTTAAAAAAGAAGCAGAAACTATTACAAAAACAAATTAA
- a CDS encoding aspartyl protease family protein, whose translation MRTFIFFILSLLATRGISVNNNTKIEIPFSLDRNLILIQVNIDAIGNRNFIFDTGTEGIMLMDSIANNYKVSGLDTIVTPTGEFVGTQEKVEIPKVQISNLTLEKVTAIKMPRQLLFSKNVIGIIGMQTFVGYMITFDYTNNKLILEKGELKKDSTVIPINLDHLLEANVKLNNKDVLAHFDCGAAGYISIPKSWNNLYKLKSELVFLTKGKTPMGDFDVYTSELDGTIEIGDYKISNPKINIVTGDFFYSINFGYLFFKDHLITVDTKNKLMQIKMLKDK comes from the coding sequence ATGAGAACATTTATTTTTTTTATTTTAAGCCTATTAGCTACGAGAGGCATATCTGTAAATAATAACACAAAAATTGAAATCCCTTTTTCACTCGATCGAAATTTGATTTTAATTCAAGTCAATATTGATGCTATTGGAAACAGAAATTTCATTTTTGACACAGGTACAGAAGGTATTATGTTAATGGATAGCATTGCGAATAATTATAAGGTATCGGGGCTTGATACGATTGTAACGCCAACTGGCGAATTTGTTGGAACACAGGAGAAAGTAGAAATACCAAAAGTTCAAATTTCTAACTTAACATTAGAAAAGGTAACTGCTATAAAGATGCCACGACAACTACTATTTTCAAAAAATGTAATTGGCATAATTGGCATGCAAACCTTTGTTGGTTATATGATAACATTTGATTACACTAACAACAAACTAATTTTAGAGAAGGGAGAATTGAAAAAAGACTCGACGGTAATACCAATAAATTTAGACCATTTATTAGAGGCCAATGTTAAATTGAACAATAAAGATGTGTTAGCACATTTTGATTGTGGGGCAGCAGGTTATATTTCGATACCAAAGAGCTGGAATAATCTTTACAAATTAAAATCTGAACTGGTATTTTTGACGAAAGGAAAAACTCCCATGGGAGATTTTGATGTGTATACTTCTGAATTAGATGGAACAATTGAAATTGGAGACTATAAAATTTCCAATCCTAAAATAAACATTGTAACAGGTGACTTTTTCTATTCAATAAATTTTGGTTATTTATTTTTTAAAGATCATTTAATCACAGTTGATACTAAAAATAAGTTAATGCAAATTAAAATGTTAAAAGATAAATAG
- a CDS encoding TonB-dependent receptor, which produces MKFSPDKNSYFFSLFFLCVLFAIKTQAQSTAAIYGEIKDLENASSIEFVSVSVIGLPGATQTDASGKYELEIPAGSKVSIAFSHISFETYILEVTAKSNERIKLSPKLKSNAVSINEVQIEDRATRQSTLKRLDPKLVAALPTSGGIEALLKTFPGVSSNNELSSQYNVRGGNFDENLIYVNDIEVYRPFLVRSGGQEGLSFVNPDMVSGVLFSAGGFEARYGDKMSSVLDVTYRKPKEFAANVTASLLGASLTLEGSDKSKRLSCIAGIRQRSNSYLLKSLDTKGDYKPRFIDGQLYITYQFTPEFEIAVLGNYAQNKYRFIPKDRETDFGTVNTALRLKVFFEGREVNNFDTYLGAVSFILKPRKELTLKLISSAFRSFESEKFDVLGQYFIGQLETDFGKENFGDVTSLGNVGSYLTHGRNLLQATVFNVEQKGYYKNLQWGIKYQSEYINDEISEWKLQDSAGFSIPQTQPDVLELQQVIKAKNTLSSNRISEYVQHHWNFGDTTLFSLTAGIRSNYWDVNKQLLVSPRASFSVIPNWKRDFLFRLSAGYYYQPPFYRELRDLNGTINYQLKAQTSIHFVLGSDYNFKIWKRPFKFIAEGYYKILDNLVPYEIDNVRIRYYAKNNAKGYATGIDLKLNGEFVKGLESWISVSVMQTREDIKDDFYYDYYNKKGNKIIKGYTFDQVATDSILHTPGYIPRPTDQRVNVALFFQDYIPRFPSWKVHLNLLYGSGFPFGPPSYDRYKDTLRIPPYRRVDIGFSKQLLSETKKLPSRNPFRFFKSIWASAEVFNLLQISNTISYLWVTDVTARQYAIPNYLTQRQLNIKLIFKF; this is translated from the coding sequence ATGAAATTTTCACCCGATAAAAATTCATACTTTTTTTCGCTGTTTTTTTTGTGTGTGTTGTTTGCTATTAAAACACAGGCACAAAGCACTGCTGCTATATATGGCGAAATAAAAGACCTAGAAAACGCCAGTTCTATTGAGTTTGTTAGTGTTTCGGTTATTGGATTACCGGGTGCTACCCAAACTGATGCTAGTGGTAAATACGAATTGGAAATTCCTGCAGGAAGTAAAGTAAGTATTGCTTTTTCGCACATTAGCTTTGAAACATATATACTTGAAGTTACTGCTAAATCAAATGAGCGAATCAAGCTTAGTCCGAAGTTAAAGTCCAATGCTGTTAGCATTAACGAGGTTCAGATTGAAGACCGAGCAACACGGCAAAGTACCTTAAAACGACTTGATCCTAAGTTGGTTGCAGCTTTGCCAACTTCAGGTGGAATTGAAGCTTTACTTAAAACTTTTCCGGGTGTAAGCAGCAATAATGAATTGAGCTCGCAATACAATGTACGTGGGGGAAATTTTGATGAAAATTTAATTTATGTAAACGATATAGAAGTGTATCGTCCATTTTTAGTGAGAAGCGGAGGGCAGGAGGGACTTAGCTTTGTGAATCCAGATATGGTTTCAGGTGTGCTTTTTTCTGCCGGAGGATTTGAAGCACGTTATGGAGATAAAATGAGTAGTGTACTTGATGTAACCTACAGAAAGCCCAAGGAGTTTGCTGCTAACGTTACTGCTAGTTTATTAGGTGCATCGTTAACTTTAGAAGGTTCTGATAAAAGCAAACGACTTAGTTGTATTGCAGGAATACGCCAGCGTTCAAATAGCTACTTACTAAAATCGCTCGATACTAAAGGCGATTACAAACCTCGTTTTATTGATGGGCAATTATATATAACCTATCAATTTACTCCTGAATTTGAAATTGCGGTTTTAGGAAATTATGCCCAAAATAAATACCGATTTATTCCGAAAGACCGTGAAACCGATTTTGGTACTGTAAATACAGCCTTGCGTTTAAAGGTGTTTTTTGAAGGTCGTGAGGTAAATAATTTCGATACCTATTTAGGCGCAGTTTCGTTTATTTTGAAACCTAGAAAAGAGCTTACGCTTAAATTAATTTCATCGGCATTTAGATCTTTTGAAAGCGAAAAATTTGATGTATTAGGACAATATTTTATTGGTCAACTTGAAACCGATTTTGGGAAAGAAAATTTTGGAGATGTAACGTCCTTGGGCAATGTAGGAAGTTATCTTACACATGGTCGAAATTTACTGCAAGCTACTGTTTTCAACGTAGAGCAAAAGGGCTATTACAAAAATTTGCAATGGGGAATAAAGTATCAATCTGAGTATATTAATGACGAAATAAGTGAATGGAAACTGCAAGATAGTGCCGGCTTTTCAATTCCTCAAACGCAACCAGATGTGCTCGAATTACAGCAAGTAATTAAAGCAAAAAATACACTTAGCTCTAACCGTATTAGTGAGTATGTACAACATCATTGGAATTTTGGAGACACTACCTTATTTTCACTTACCGCCGGAATTCGTAGCAACTACTGGGATGTGAACAAACAGCTTTTAGTTAGTCCCCGCGCTTCATTTTCAGTAATACCAAACTGGAAACGCGATTTCTTATTTCGCTTGTCTGCAGGATACTATTATCAACCTCCATTTTACCGAGAGTTGCGCGATTTAAATGGAACTATTAATTATCAGCTAAAAGCCCAAACATCTATACATTTTGTCTTGGGTAGTGATTATAATTTTAAAATTTGGAAACGACCATTTAAGTTTATTGCAGAAGGATATTATAAAATATTAGACAATTTAGTTCCTTACGAAATAGATAATGTGCGCATTCGATATTATGCTAAAAACAATGCGAAAGGCTATGCTACAGGAATTGATTTAAAACTTAACGGAGAATTTGTAAAAGGCCTGGAATCATGGATTAGCGTGAGTGTGATGCAAACACGTGAGGATATTAAGGACGATTTTTACTATGATTATTACAACAAAAAGGGAAATAAAATAATTAAAGGATATACATTTGACCAAGTGGCAACCGATAGTATTTTGCATACTCCCGGCTATATACCGCGGCCTACCGATCAGCGTGTAAATGTAGCTTTATTTTTTCAAGATTATATTCCACGATTTCCAAGTTGGAAAGTGCATTTAAATTTATTGTATGGTTCTGGATTTCCTTTTGGTCCGCCAAGTTATGATCGCTACAAGGATACATTGCGAATACCACCCTATAGAAGAGTAGATATTGGATTTTCGAAACAGCTATTGAGCGAAACAAAAAAGTTACCTTCCCGAAATCCTTTCCGTTTTTTCAAGTCAATTTGGGCGAGTGCTGAGGTGTTTAACTTGTTACAGATTAGTAACACAATTTCCTATCTGTGGGTTACAGATGTAACAGCTCGGCAATATGCTATACCCAATTATTTAACGCAACGACAACTAAATATTAAACTCATTTTTAAATTTTAG
- a CDS encoding MarR family transcriptional regulator has product MEKLEEIIFYTLEKSIKSYRQFAQKNISKEGFDITIDQWLVLKTIENNAGINQQQIALHVFKDYASITRIIEILVTKKYLERKFHELDRRRFDLRITKLGLKILQSLTPIIKSNREQALNKISKSEIELLKKVLTKLTNNCN; this is encoded by the coding sequence ATGGAAAAGCTTGAAGAAATAATTTTTTATACACTCGAAAAATCTATTAAATCATACCGGCAATTTGCTCAAAAAAACATCTCGAAGGAAGGATTTGATATTACCATAGACCAATGGTTGGTGTTAAAAACTATAGAGAATAATGCAGGAATAAATCAACAACAAATTGCTTTACATGTTTTTAAGGACTATGCTTCAATCACACGTATAATTGAAATTTTAGTAACTAAAAAGTACCTGGAAAGGAAATTTCATGAGTTGGATAGAAGAAGATTTGATTTACGAATTACAAAACTGGGTTTAAAAATTCTACAGAGTTTAACACCTATTATTAAATCGAATCGAGAACAAGCACTTAACAAAATTTCCAAATCAGAAATTGAATTATTGAAAAAGGTGCTAACTAAGCTCACGAATAATTGTAATTAA
- the apaG gene encoding Co2+/Mg2+ efflux protein ApaG — MVTEITKGIRISVVANYQEEFSNPDNLHFMFSYHITIENENDYAVQLLRRHWYIFDSSGEQSEVEGEGVVGEQPILQPGEAFTYESACNLTSDLGKMHGTYTLVRLSDGLYFEAVIPEFQLIAPYKLN; from the coding sequence ATGGTTACAGAAATTACAAAAGGTATACGTATATCAGTAGTTGCGAACTATCAGGAAGAATTTTCAAATCCCGATAATTTGCATTTTATGTTTTCTTATCACATAACCATCGAAAATGAAAATGACTATGCTGTACAGCTATTGCGTCGGCATTGGTATATTTTTGACAGTTCGGGCGAACAAAGTGAAGTAGAAGGAGAAGGGGTAGTTGGTGAACAACCTATTTTGCAACCCGGTGAAGCATTTACATATGAAAGTGCTTGCAACCTTACTTCCGATTTGGGTAAAATGCATGGTACTTATACATTGGTGCGCCTTTCGGACGGTTTATATTTTGAAGCTGTAATTCCTGAGTTTCAACTCATAGCTCCTTATAAGCTCAATTAA